A single genomic interval of Meleagris gallopavo isolate NT-WF06-2002-E0010 breed Aviagen turkey brand Nicholas breeding stock chromosome 6, Turkey_5.1, whole genome shotgun sequence harbors:
- the WDR86 gene encoding LOW QUALITY PROTEIN: WD repeat-containing protein 86 (The sequence of the model RefSeq protein was modified relative to this genomic sequence to represent the inferred CDS: deleted 1 base in 1 codon), which yields MGNGSSAVKVCADHQGGINWLSLSPDGQRLLTGSEDGTARLWSTADSQCHGHFQGHESYITFCHLENEAAFTCSADHTIRKWDVVTGQCLAIYRGHTSIVNRILVAKDYLFSGSYDRTARCWSVDKEKQIQEFRGHRNCVLTLAHYSSKDVLEEEEEEEEEEERVSRDLLVTGSTDCTVKVWWVSSGRCYQTLLGHTGAVLCLILDAPNRELFSGSTDYTIRTWNIVTGEQLKVFKEHQGSIICLELVNRHLYSGSADRTVKCWLVDTGERIQTYKAHKHSVSTLKYHAGILFTGSGDACARAFNSRSGVLQKIFRGHKFIINCIQIHNELLYTASHDGTLRIWDIRGICKRNKRRLKKEKCVQGRSSQKGSLSRLFNNKVGCMVQQENGEHETVELM from the exons ATGGGGAACGGCAGCTCGGCCGTGAAAGTGTGCGCCGATCACCAGGGAGGCATCAACTGGCTGAGCCTCAGCCCCGACGGGCAGCGACTGCTGACGGGCAGCGAGGACGGCACGGCGCGGCTCTGGAGCACGGCCGACAGCCAGTGCCACGGCCACTTCCAAG GACACGAGAGTTACATCACCTTTTGCCACTTAGAAAACGAGGCTGCCTTCACATGTAGTGCAGATCATACCATTCGAAAGTGGGACGTGGTGACAGGCCAGTGCCTGGCCATTTACCGTGGGCACACATCCATTGTGAACAG GATCCTGGTTGCCAAAGACTATCTGTTTAGTGGCTCCTATGACAGGACAGCCCGCTGCTGGAGTGTGGACAAGGAGAAACAAATCCAGGAATTCCGGGGCCATCGGAACTGCGTCCTGACTCTAGCTCACTATTCCTCCAAGGACGTCcttgaggaggaggaggaagaa gaggaggaggaggagagagtaAGCAGAGACCTCCTGGTGACAGGTAGCACGGACTGCACTGTAAAGGTCTGGTGGGTGTCCAGCGGGCGCTGTTACCAGACTCTGCTGGGACACACTGGGGCTGTCTTATGCCTTATACTTGACGCACCAAACAGGGAGCTGTTTTCTGGCAGCACGGACTATACCATTCGAACATGGAATATTGTTACTGGAGAGCAGCTGAAAGTGTTCAAAGAGCATCAAGGATCAATAATTTGCCTAGAG cTGGTGAATCGGCACTTGTATTCAGGAAGCGCGGACAGGACAGTGAAGTGCTGGTTAGTGGACACTGGGGAGCGAATCCAAACGTACAAGGCTCACAAACACAGCGTTAGCACTTTGAAATACCACGCTGGGATCT TATTCACTGGGAGTGGTGATGCCTGTGCACGAGCCTTCAATTCCAGGAGTGGTGTCCTGCAGAAGATCTTCCGAGGACACAAGTTCATCATCAATTGCATCCAG ATCCACAACGAGCTGCTGTACACAGCCTCCCACGATGGAACACTGAGGATTTGGGACATCCGGGGAATATGCAAGAGAAATAAGCGGCGTTTGAAGAAGGAGAAATGTGTCCAGGGCAGGAGCTCTCAGAAGGGAAGTCTGTCTCGTCTCTTCAACAATAAGGTCGGCTGTATGGTACAGCAAGAAAATGGGGAACACGAGACTGTTGAACTAATGTGA
- the NUB1 gene encoding NEDD8 ultimate buster 1, translating to MAQKKYLIAKLTSCLREDKIQLWKPPYTNDKKEAGEEMKELVQKYSSKLKINENDAENMLEEIRCKAIERGTGNENYKVTGIARLDIHLPRRKSRKVPLETSLFITGKELRSQIAQEHALQENAIKIIINKKQLDLGKTLEDQGVTHNAKVMVLQLEQSDEETKRKVQEEELQRKKEKDISEKMQRTKKGLEILAEREEYLDADTTPYLDIANQTGRSIEIPPQAKKALVLAMGYHEKGRALMKKKEYEIALPYLLDADKHFCECSTELLNTVDNYAVLQLDIVWCYFRLEQLDCLDDAEKKLTTAHRCFQRCYGENHERLIDIKGSYGREKVLFLRLYLLQGIGHYHSGREKEAAEYIQKASHLYEELYIDPEKVYQLSFLGFSEQEARLALRACHGNVEHAANLITNRREEKAQIRREERAKRRQRLEDINTLKSMGYSERAAQVALHHAHGNLDQAFKFILDNPELLLENDDDDSAASDQFQVSQESIDQLMYMGFSQESAKQALKVFKGNIHLASQTLAHYGGVLPDSLQLSPEGSSLSEESTSSKDSPTESASSSSSPTDEDMETDAVNEILEDIPEHEEDYLDLTLEEEEQIIHEYLSYIEVPQH from the exons atggCACAAAAGAAGTATTTGATAGCAAAGCTGACAAGTTGCTTAAGAGAAGACAAAATTCAGCTGTGGAAACCACCGTACacaaatgataaaaaagaaGCTGGTGAAGAAATGAAG GAGCTTGTACAAAAATATTCATCCAAGctgaaaatcaatgagaatGATGCAGAGAACATGCTGGAAGAAATACGGTGTAAAGCAATTGAGCGTGgaacaggaaatgaaaattataaaGTGACTGGGATTGCAAGGCTTGATATACATCTGCCTCGGAGAAAA AGCAGGAAAGTCCCACTGGAAACTAGcctgttcatcactggcaagGAGCTCAGATCACA GATAGCACAAGAGCATGCATTACAAGAAAATGCTATcaaaataatcataaataaGAAGCAGCTCGACCTGG gAAAAACCCTTGAAGATCAAGGTGTAACACACAATGCAAAAGTGATGGTACTTCAACTGGAACAGAGTGATGAGGAAACTAAAAGAAAAGTTCAAGAAGAAGAACTTCAAcgcaagaaagaaaaagacatcagTGAGAAGATGCAAAGAACTAAGAAGGGTTTGGAAATCCTAGCAGAGAGAG AGGAGTACTTGGATGCAGATACTACTCCATATCTAGATATAGCTAATCAGACTGGGAGATCAATCGAGATTCCTCCTCAAGCCAAAAAA gcaCTTGTGCTGGCAATGGGTTATCATGAAAAGGGCAGAGCattaatgaaaaagaaggaatatgAAATAGCTCTGCCATATTTGTTGGATGCCGATAAACACTTCTG tgAGTGCAGCACGGAGCTGCTGAACACGGTTGATAActatgcagtgctgcagctggatATAGTGTGGTGCTACTTCCGCCTGGAACAGCTGGACTGCCTGGATGATGCAGAGAAAAAGCTGACCACAGCCCACAGGTGCTTCCAGAGGTGCTATGGGGAGAACCATGAAAGACTTATTGATATCAAG GGAAGCTATGGCCGTGAGAAGGTTTTATTTCTCCGGCTTTATCTTCTTCAGGGAATAGGACACTATCACAGTGgcagagaaaaggaggctgcTGAGTACATCCAGAAG GCATCTCATTTGTATGAAGAACTGTACATAGATCCAGAAAAAGTTTATCAACTGTCATTCCTGGGGTTTTCTGAACAGGAAGCTCGCCTTGCCCTGCGAGCGTGCCATGGGAACGTGGAGCATGCTGCCAACCTTATTACCAACAGGAGAGAG GAAAAGGCACAGAtaaggagggaggagagagcTAAAAGAAGGCAGCGACTGGAAGACATAAACACCTTGAAAAGTATGGGCTACTCAGAGCGAGCTGCTCAAGTAGCTCTTCATCATGCACATGGAAACCTGGACCAAGCTTTTAAG TTTATTCTGGACAATCCAGAGTTACTGTTGGAAAACGACGATGATGATTCTGCGGCCTCAGACCAGTTTCAGGTTTCCCAAGAAAGTATTGACCAG CTGATGTACATGGGATTCAGCCAGGAGTCAGCAAAGCAAGCTTTAAAGGTCTTTAAAGGCAACATCCACTTAGCTTCCCAGACACTGGCTCATTATGGGGGAGTTCTGCCAGATTCACTTCAGCTATCTCCAGAGGGGTCCAGTCTGTCAGAGGAATCAACTTCATCTAAAGACTCACCTACAGAGTCTGCAA gTTCTTCTAGTTCACCAACAGATGAAGACATGGAGACTGATGCAGTCAATGAAATCCTGGAGGATATTCCTGAACATGAAGAGGATTATCTGGATTTAacactggaggaggaggaacagaTCATTCATGAATACTTATCCTACATAGAAGTACCACAGCATTAA